From the genome of Takifugu rubripes chromosome 10, fTakRub1.2, whole genome shotgun sequence:
TAACTAAATGACATCTGATCGGTTTGAGGCGAATCCATTTAGCCACAAAAACATCTGTATTCATGTTTCTGAGGTATTTGTTTAATGAGCGTGCACTTTGAGAAGATAATCCCATAAACGAGCAGTCCAGAAATGCTTCCCCAGTTGTCTGCGCCGTCACGTGTCCTGTGTGTCTGGGATGTTTTTTCCAGCTCTCCTGCCCTGTCAACCCCACATTATACTTGCTGTTTTAGGACTTGTTGGGCAAACTCCCGTAGCGCTGGATGATTGCAGCCAGCGGGGCGACGGCAGTCTGCACTGAAAACGAAAGCGGTGAGCAAATAGGATCGAGGGGAGCTTAATCAGATGTGAATCATGAGATAAGTTGGGTCTGAGGGCAATTAAGTAGGGAGTTGTTCTGCAGACTTGCAACTTGTTTTATGGCGACAAGACAAGTTTTTGTTGTCTGATATTCCCCCGATGTCGCCTCAGCAAGTTGCACAGCGAATTCTCAACCCAACGCCTAGGTGCATCCACAGATCAGGTGACGCCTATGAAACAGGGCTGGAGTCAGAGGAGGCGAGCAGGAGAGACCAGTTTGACGACAGGAGATCTAGAAGAGAGGCGAAGCGGCTGAAGCTCGGCAGCAACCGTGTGCTGTTAGCGTACCGATACGGTGCTCCTTTGTTTGATTGGAACGTTTGAATATAGAGTTCCATCCCATTCCGGAGCGCACAGAAGCGTTAGACTGATGTCAGCCGCCTGCAGGCAAATCGTGCCCCGACTTGCCCTTCAAGTCTCCTGTTAGCGGGCTGTCGATGAGCCGTCAAATAATTTATGGTGCAGTTTGGATCTACAGGAACGTTCCAGGTTCGTTCCCCATTGGCGCTGCTGGACAGTCTGAGCCACATCAGTAGCCTCCCACTGTTCCCAGTAAGAACCGCAGATATCCATCAAATCTGGGTTAGCTGTGCATCAATATGCACGCCACACGCATGGGTGCACGCTTGGCACAGAAGCGTGAGTAACCTGCAGCCACGGGTGTCCATTATCTCCCATTTGCTGCTGCCAGGCACTGGTGATAGGTGACTGGTTCAGTGAAGGAGACTAAACTAGTGAAATGTGAAATGTCATAGGCTGAGTCAGGGCTGAGGGGGTTTAAAAATAATATCTGGGTCATTTTTAATGCTTTGACCTGTACAGAGTCACTGTTCAGCATAAAGAAATCATTTTAGATTCCTCTCCAGGCCCTTAAAAGAGAGTTTATTATTTGTGCTGAGCATCGCAACGCCGGTATGTTCCTCGATACCAACACGATCCAGAGACGACAGGAAGCTGAACAGAGGATTAAAGCAACTGAGCGAGCGCTGGGGATGAATGGTTTCACAACACGTTTTAGTGTTTTGATGAGTTTTAAAGGGCTGGAAGCGGGTTTGGAGGATGTGCGGCGCACTTTAGTTTGATGTCAGTCTAGTTGCTGTTTCTATTGGAGTGAGGTTGAAGAGAAAACAGGGAGAGAAAACGCTGCCCTGAAGCTTCCGCGCGCGAGATAAACCAGATCTTTATACAAATGTCAGAACAGAAGTCGCTCTCATGCCGTAAAGCTCATCTGAACACAACACAAGACGCAGGTCAGCTTCTCTGCGTAGCCAGGACACATTGGGTCCTTTCACGCCTGATTTGGTCCTAAACCCACATGATCAAAGGTCAGCCTGTCGGGATTATTCTGCCTTTGAAGTGCACCATCACTTTCCCCCTTTagttttttgctcatttttctcaTCGGCCTACAAGTCGGCTCGTGCCTCCCTCGAACTCTCATGTTAAATCCTTCGAAACCGATCAGGTCCCATTTTGAAGTCGACGTTTCATCAAATCTCCTGGAACTTCACAATACACTTGAGGTTGTGTGTTCAAAACATCAAAGATGCGAATGCTTTGATCCAAAGCAGCGTATAGATAAAATTAAAATTACGACGTTTGCCTTCTCCAATGCTAATATTGTGTCTGTAGGCTTACAAAAGTAAGTATTGAAAACAAGGCTCGATCCTGTTTACCTCTGCAtgaatggtgtgtgtttgtggtaaAGGTGCTCCACATATGTCAACAACACTTCTTAAATGTTCCCACCTCTCCCATTACCCACGTCAGAACATTTAAGAATGTCAGAAGTTGGAGACATGAGTGTTTTAACCATCACCAGAGGTGATGGGTGGGGGTGTTAGGCCTTATTTGGGGGGAGAGGGTGACAGAGCCAGAGGTACACCATTTCTGAGGATTTGTTTGGTGTTATGTAGTTTAAGCCAGTTTGGCTCTGCCCTCTTCTGATAATCACCTTTAATCAACATATGTGCCGCCCTggcagatgcccccccccatctccagaTTTACCCCTTGGGTCTTTAATCGACAGGAAGTACGCCAAGATCTCCCCCGGCTAACATCATCTTACCTTTGTTCCACAGCAGTGGGCGGCTCATCGAGGACAGGAACTCCAGACATCCACAGGCGGAACCATGGTGGATTACTACAAGGTGTTGGGGGTGCATAAAAGCGCAACACAGGACGACATCAAAAAGGCGTAAGTGGCGCTTGCTTCGCTACTTCCTGTAACCTCCCCGTGAGACTATATGAAATGCTAGAGGGCTTTTAAGTTGACATGACGGATACAGGAAGCGGCGACATTCTGACAACGAGGCGCTGACCAATGGCAGGTCAGAGACCAGCTGCTATGGATCCATACGGGGGTCCGTCCctggtttgttttggggttttcgCACGTCGGATCCAAACGAGCAGCTGACGCCGCGCAAGCGGGCGTCCGGGCCCGCGCCGCACGTCAGGGGAGCTTCGCGCCGTCTTTGTTATTTCTGCCCgggtgaagaggaggacagtGTGCGTGCGCGCGGCGAGGTGTCCGGTGtttgtggtgtttgtgttgGCATGGCTGCCGTcctaaaaaaagaacagaatgtgGATCCCGCGGCGCGCGAAACACAAACGCGTCCACGTTTCCATTCTGCCCCCTCCCCGCAGGTCATTTTACCGCCACGCGCTGTTTACCTGTCGGTATGTTTCATTTTGACGATCAGATACAAAAAACTGGCGCTGAAATGGCATCCAGACAAGAACCCCGAGAACAAGGAAGAGGCCGAGAAAAGGTTCAAAGAGCTGTCGCAGGCGTACGAGGTGCTGTCGGATGGTAAGAAAATCAGCTTAGACCCGCATCCCCAGACTATCGGACCTAGCttggctgcgtgtgtgtgaactgaAGAATAACTGTCCCCACAACAGAAAACAAGAGGAATACTTACGACCGATATGGCGAAGAAGGCCTGTcaggggggggaggaagaggaggtaagGAAGCCAGATTTTAGCGGCGGTCCAAGGCTGCGTGCAGCTAACGAGGCTTATCGTGTTATTTTGCAGGAGGACATTTTGATCACTTCGGAGGACACGGCTTCACATTCCGGAACCCTGAGGATGTTTTCAGGGAATTCTTTGGTGGCAGAGACCCGTTTGCAGACTTCTTTGGtaagcatgggggggggggggcgcgaaGGTGGCGTTAAGATTTGATCCAGTGAAAACGACCTGAAATCAGACTCAGATTAGGTGGAAGGAGATTGGTTGACAGGAAGCCTTCTGTTACAACCCCCCACCGCCGCAACACAGGGACGAGAGACACCACAGGGGGTCAAATGCCACTAAATGTCACAGAgcggaaacccccccccccacccccccagatgGTGACCTTCACTCCACTGTCTATTGAGCTCCGACTTTAAATAATGTAAACAGTTGAGGAAGCGAAGGGGGAACTCTGCTGGCTGTTGATTGGCGGCGTTGTCAGGGCGTGGGACACGTCCCCGGCCGAGCGTGTGTCCAGCCGTCCAGGTCCAGCACAAAGGCTGATGGGAAGGCATGTTCACCCCGAGCATCTCTAAATATGGAGCTCAGACGGAGGCAGAGGATGGATTCGTGCATCTACATCACTGGGCTGGAATGCTTTCAAAAATAGCTTCCATAATGAAACAAAAGCAGATGTAATAGCGGCGAGCgctcgctccctcgctcgctcgctccctcgctcgctccctcgctcgctcgcaGCCTCCGCGCCGCGCTCGCAGAGTTATTGGAGCCGCGCGTGTTGACGTTAAACACTTTAGATCAGCGTGTTTACCGCAGCTGATTTGTGTGACTGTTCCCagagctgctgcggctgctttTAAAAGCAGACCGGCCATAAAACCTGTCCTCGGCACCCACAGAAGAGCCCAGTTCGGCTTCTATTTTGACCTTGGACGACCTTTTATTCTGCTCCAATATGGGGAAACGGGACCCGCGGAAGCATCGGGACTATATTTAGCCGTTTCCGCGGATGGATCTCCATATTTTGGTGTTCTTGGGTGATATTCAGCTGGACAGGCTCAGGAATAGAGTCCAGATCTGGTCCAATCAAACCCTCCAGACCTGCTCCGTCCAACAGCTGGTCCTGTAGATCTGTCGTTCATctcctagtgtgtgtgtgtgtgtgtgtgtgtgtgtgtgtgtgtgtacagatttAAACCATGACGAGGGCTCACTTGTCTGCCAGGAACAGCAGACGCTCCTCCTCAGATGGCCATTTGGAGAGGAGCTCCaggaaacactgttgacacaCACTCCCCTCAGATGTGGGGCAGAACTGTCCAAACAGACCTTATCTCCTctggggggcggggccagaacACGGGCGCTCGCCAGCCTCGCTGCACGTTGGATGGTTGCTTTGGGTTCTTCTGGCGTTCAAATAAACACCTGATCCGTGTCCTGTGATGGAGCAGCGCAGAGGAAACACACCCAAcgtctcggggggggggggggcaaatccTGGAGAAGAGTGTTTCAGTTATAAAGAGCTgatttttgaaaggaaaaagaacTTTCCAGACGTCTCCCGCTCACCTCAACTGTGCTCTCCCTCACAGCCGACCCCTTCGATGATTTCTTTGCCGCCGGCCGCGGTCACCAGAGGGGTGGGAATcggggcaggatgggggggcCCCTCTTTGGGTTCGGAGGCTTCCCAGTGAGCTTCCCGAGGTTCGATCAGGGTAGGTACAGAGAGTCGAACGCACCTCTGGACGGAGAGGAGCCGTGTCTTCCTCTGACCGCCGCTCTTCTGCAGGTTTCAGCTCCTTCCCAGAGATGGGCGGAGGCAtcgcctccttctcctcatccttcagCAGCGGGGGCGGAGGGCGAGCAGGGGGGTCGGGCAACTTCAGATCCGTGTCCACCTCCACCAAGTTCATCAACGGCAGAAAAATCACCACAAAACGGTATTTGCACCTCAgacgccacccccccccccccccccccccccccgccgaggTTGGCGTTGACACCTTTTCCCGCCTCTGTTGCAGGATCGTGGAGAACGGGCAGGAgcgggtggaggtggaggaggacggcCAGTTAAAGTCCCTCACAGTTAATGGTAAGGAGCCGGTCCACAGACTGGAGAACAACTAATCTGGACGTACAGAGGAGTCGCCCGGCGGCcatctttgtctctctgtcctcctgcatcTCATTCCAaagaacatttgttttcatttttccaacAAAGGAGCAGAGAGATCCTCTCAGTATTTGTGTTTCTATTTATTCCATTATTATTTGCGCTGGAAGAGTTCTTGTTTGGTCCAGTGTTGGCCATTGCCGCCGGCCGATTATGCTTTTCTAGATCTACATTTTTACACCTTTATATCTCTGGGTGGACGTTGCCTTTTGTTGTTGCAGGAAAACTGACccgtttttccttttcctccatcatcctGACAGTGTAACGTTGACTTGAACTAACCTGTTAACTGCTCCATGTTCCCGCGCGGAGAACTAATGAAAACACCACCAATCGACTCCTAACTTGTAACGTTTGAGAGAGAACTGCACTGTTTTTGACTTGTCTGCATGATTCCCGGAGACCGCCGCCGTAGCACCTCACAGCGGACACGCGGCCGCGGGCTCGTTCGGAGAGTTGAGGATGGGTCTCAATAAACTTTGTGGAACGCTGTGAACCACCGCTGCCGTCTCCCGGCGTCTCCTGTGTGATCTTTCTTTTGATGTTTACACGCTCGGTCCTCACAGTAACTGAATGAACACGTGTCGCTTGCAGCCTGATTTCACCTCATAAACCTGCTTCGCCGCCACGCTGCCTGCTAGAGACGCACACTCCATCACCACTGTCATGACCTACTAACCCCCACCTGGgctgcccccacccccgacTCCTGGTGGGTCCGCTCTGTTTCTCCCTTTTATTTTTGACACCTTCCCGAGCTCGTCTCTTCCCTCTCACGTCTGTTTCTGGCTGCTAACGCTGAGCTTCTAACTGCAGGAAGCTCTCAAAGGTCACTGTGTACAGACAAGACTGGGAATCTGCAGGAATGTGCTCGGGGCTAGTTTATTTACTCAAGGATCGCTGCAGAGTTTTGAGTCAGGAGAGAAAAATGTTGGAGGCTGGCCCCCCCACGAGCTCTTGAGCCGAAGCGAGGCGACGGATGAATGTAAGAGGACACGTTTACTGAGTTTAGAGCTGTTAAATTACACCCAGTTTAATTAATTTGGCGTCCTGCAGCGCCTGTGTGGTCTTGTTGCTAGGTAGCGCTGCATCTAGCTGAAGTCTCACTATTATAAGAGAATTAAACACCCCAATATATAATTTCAATAATACGTTCTCCTTTAATGATCAGCGATTTAGTTTCACCAAGATTTAATAAATTGAGGATTAAAAACTCTTGATTTCTGTCTCTACGGTGCTACAGCTCCCTCTAGAGGCGAAATATATGTCTTGCATtactaaaacatttaaattttaatggtTTCTTTAGTGATATCGTTCAGTTTTTAGAGGTTAAAACACTATTTTGAATTCTAATTACTTAGTTTTTGTTTATGTTTAATTGTCATCTTTGGGATATTTTGTCAGTGCTGGTGGGAACAGGGACACATTTCTAATTTACTGGCTTTCTGGAGATATTATCTAACTTCTAATTCTAACATTTATGCATCTTAAACACCAGATGCAAACATATTGGGGTGTCATTAGGGGTCTGGTGCCACCTGGTGGTCAAGGGGCGCAACAACTCAAAAAGATACCCACGCGCCCTAATGGCCCTGTAGGTGAGGCGACACCTATAGGTTTATTGAGACAGAACAATGTGTCAGATCTATTGTTTTCTTATTCAAAATAACCAGGAGGGTTGCTACGCTCGTGCGTCTTGTAAGCGTTTTAACCCGATGctgccactaggtggcagtgtcGGCCCACAAAAGTCTGCAGGACCAGCGACGATCGATGCGGATCAAGGCGGTGATGATTAAATCAGGATTGTGGCCTCAGTACGCTTCTTTTTAGTCCCACAATTGGATCTTTTGATGAAAAGAACAGCTCTTACACCCTCCCTCCGAGCATCCATCCATTCCAATATAGCAAAATACTGCAATTTCCTGTCCTCGCCTTTATGAAAGACGGCTTCCTGTTGACAGGAAGCCTCATCCGCTGCTCACCCCGCTTCCCTTCTTCTGCCCGCCTGACAGCTGAAGGTGAAACGTGGACTCGGCCAACAGCCTCCGGCCACGTTATGAGTGATGGCAGAGATAAGCCGGCAGAAGCTCCACGGCTGGAGGAGGCCGCTGACGGTATCTCTCAGTAGATGGTGGACCGCTGGAAATAATCTGCTCCATACAGTTGTTGCTGTCATGTAGAGTTAACCTCCTTCTGGGCGCTGATTTATTCGGACCCTCACAGCTGCAAGTGGATcagaatcagtgtgtgtgtgtgtgtgtgtgtgttatactgAGTAGCAAAAATGCTCATTCTACTACCAAAGTGAGGACGTGTTTGGGCAGCAGGGCCACAACATCTCAGGACCGTTTGAGGGTTCAGGATTGAGGTTGATGACAGGATTGGGTTCAGTTTAGAGTCCGAGGGGGGTTTGTTGTGGTCGGGGCGACGATCTCACCTGAAATCATCAACctgaactccccccccccacaaaccaACCAACTACAGCACAAATGTTTGAAGTCCACAGAAAAATTCAAACGTCTGGCTTTGATTCAAGCCGATTTTAGCGACGTGGTTGTGCTGAACCTGATCCGGGTCCTGGTCCCACAGGTCCGGAACCGTAGATCAGACCAGGCCGCCGCGGATTCTCGCCTGGTTCCAGGTTCATCCCGGCGAGCATCTGGCCCTCTTTTCTTTCGCCTCCGTCGCCTTAATTACACAACACAATGTCGATgagatctgccccccccccacacacacacacacacacacacacacacacacacacactaattcaatataaatgtaaatgaccCACAGACGCGTGTAACCAAATCTTTTATTTCCAGATGCAGCAGGAGGTAAACAGGCCtgcgctgctgcttcctgtcatcgttttgttgttgttgttgttgtaaacAGGCCTTCAATCCAGACAGTCTGAGTTAAGGTgtccccccatcacccccccaccccccctgcatCCACAGACCTTCCGTCTGAAGACCCCCTGGAGGAGGAGTCCCGCCGCCGCCGGCAG
Proteins encoded in this window:
- the dnajb6b gene encoding dnaJ homolog subfamily B member 6b isoform X3 → MQWAAHRGQELQTSTGGTMVDYYKVLGVHKSATQDDIKKAYKKLALKWHPDKNPENKEEAEKRFKELSQAYEVLSDENKRNTYDRYGEEGLSGGGGRGGGHFDHFGGHGFTFRNPEDVFREFFGGRDPFADFFADPFDDFFAAGRGHQRGGNRGRMGGPLFGFGGFPVSFPRFDQGFSSFPEMGGGIASFSSSFSSGGGGRAGGSGNFRSVSTSTKFINGRKITTKRIVENGQERVEVEEDGQLKSLTVNGKLTRFSFSSIILTV
- the dnajb6b gene encoding dnaJ homolog subfamily B member 6b isoform X1; translated protein: MQWAAHRGQELQTSTGGTMVDYYKVLGVHKSATQDDIKKAYKKLALKWHPDKNPENKEEAEKRFKELSQAYEVLSDENKRNTYDRYGEEGLSGGGGRGGGHFDHFGGHGFTFRNPEDVFREFFGGRDPFADFFADPFDDFFAAGRGHQRGGNRGRMGGPLFGFGGFPVSFPRFDQGFSSFPEMGGGIASFSSSFSSGGGGRAGGSGNFRSVSTSTKFINGRKITTKRIVENGQERVEVEEDGQLKSLTVNDLPSEDPLEEESRRRRQTPLPGYGSHQRYLRSSAQTPQEEEEEHGPQSLSLTRGHAETKRKRLREAESKKKRGPRFFPRFGGLGSFF
- the dnajb6b gene encoding dnaJ homolog subfamily B member 6b isoform X4, translating into MQWAAHRGQELQTSTGGTMVDYYKVLGVHKSATQDDIKKAYKKLALKWHPDKNPENKEEAEKRFKELSQAYEVLSDENKRNTYDRYGEEGLSGGGGRGGGHFDHFGGHGFTFRNPEDVFREFFGGRDPFADFFADPFDDFFAAGRGHQRGGNRGRMGGPLFGFGGFPVSFPRFDQGFSSFPEMGGGIASFSSSFSSGGGGRAGGSGNFRSVSTSTKFINGRKITTKRIVENGQERVEVEEDGQLKSLTVNGKEPVHRLENN
- the dnajb6b gene encoding dnaJ homolog subfamily B member 6b isoform X2, with the protein product MVDYYKVLGVHKSATQDDIKKAYKKLALKWHPDKNPENKEEAEKRFKELSQAYEVLSDENKRNTYDRYGEEGLSGGGGRGGGHFDHFGGHGFTFRNPEDVFREFFGGRDPFADFFADPFDDFFAAGRGHQRGGNRGRMGGPLFGFGGFPVSFPRFDQGFSSFPEMGGGIASFSSSFSSGGGGRAGGSGNFRSVSTSTKFINGRKITTKRIVENGQERVEVEEDGQLKSLTVNDLPSEDPLEEESRRRRQTPLPGYGSHQRYLRSSAQTPQEEEEEHGPQSLSLTRGHAETKRKRLREAESKKKRGPRFFPRFGGLGSFF